A genomic stretch from Clavelina lepadiformis chromosome 5, kaClaLepa1.1, whole genome shotgun sequence includes:
- the LOC143459726 gene encoding uncharacterized protein LOC143459726, whose translation MDCFKFIVGIFVAFIHVLLVQSEQQCTSCFECADQIRCGHNSVSRAGCEEQGCMWCPKTAGNIQQCFYPWKQTNKTDCMVEENVRVGCGDNCVTETNCKEEHCCWEESTGENIPSCFFSNRMKSAPSPECSGCDRCSLRVDCGYSGVNEAGCLEKGCLWCPTDMEDEPWCLYPWEENLSKEKKCNIEASKQAGTSKGVRL comes from the exons ATGGATTGTTTCAAGTTTATTGTTGGAATATTTGTAGCGTTCATTCACGTCCTACTTGTTCAAAGCG AACAGCAATGCACCAGTTGTTTTGAATGCGCGGACCAGATAAGATGCGGACATAACAGTGTCAGTCGGGCCGGATGCGAGGAGCAAGGATGTATGTGGTGTCCGAAAACGGctggaaatattcaacaatgCTTTTATCCGTGGAAACAAACGAACAAAACAGACTGTATGGTTGAA GAAAACGTGCGCGTTGGATGTGGTGATAACTGTGTTACGGAAACAAATTGCAAGGAGGAGCATTGTTGCTGGGAAGAGTCCACAGGAGAAAACATCCCGTCCTGTTTCTTCTCCAACAGGATGAAATCTGCTCCATCAC CCGAGTGTTCCGGCTGTGATAGATGTTCCTTAAGGGTTGACTGCGGGTATTCCGGAGTCAATGAGGCAGGATGCCTGGAAAAGGGATGTCTGTGGTGCCCCACTGACATGGAAGATGAACCCTGGTGCCTCTACCCATGGGAGGAGAACctgtcaaaagaaaaaaaatgcaatattgAGGCGAGTAAACAAGCTGGGACTTCGAAAGGGGTTAGGTTATGA
- the LOC143459985 gene encoding dual specificity mitogen-activated protein kinase kinase 6-like has translation MANASGPFHAGSSRVNKKLRPRLKVEINPPEKTPVTQSSKVPFKTSSVMKINGKDIDIKADDLTVIEELGRGAYGVVEKMQLRNTDIVIAVKRIRATLNTQEQKRLLMDLDVAMRSVDCNYTVTFYGALFRQGDVWICMEVMDTSLDQFYKKVKDRGLSIGEDVLGIIAVSIVKALRYLQETLRVIHRDVKPSNVLLNKDGQVKLCDFGISGQLVDSLAKTIDAGCKPYMAPERIDPDLNKKGYDVKSDVWSLGITMIEVATGHFPYDTWKNPFHQLKQVIEDPSPSLPANQFSNELVDFCRCCLHKDAARRPNYRDLEEHVFIQSHLHENRRQISSFISLILG, from the exons ATGGCAAATGCATCAGGGCCCTTTCATGCCG GCAGTAGCCGGGTTAATAAGAAACTACGTCCTCgtttaaaagttgaaattaATCCTCCAGAAAAAACACCC GTAACGCAGTCATCCAAAGTCCCTTTTAAAACAAGCTCGGTAATGAAAATTAACGGCAAAGATATTGATATAAAAGCAGACGACCTCACAGTGATCGAAGAGTTGGGTCGTGGTGCATACGGGGTTGTGGAAAAG ATGCAGCTCAGAAACACAGATATTGTGATTGCCGTAAAACGAATTCGAGCAACATTAAATACACAAGAACAGAAACGGCTTTTGATGGACCTGGACGTGGCGATGCGTTCCGTGGACTGTAACTACACA GTAACTTTCTATGGGGCTTTGTTTCGACAAGGAGATGTCTGGATATGCATGGAAGTCATGGACACGTCTTTGGatcaattttataaaaag GTCAAGGACCGAGGTCTGTCAATTGGTGAAGATGTGCTTGGAATAATTGCTGTTTCAATAGTCAAAGCGTTGCGATACTTGCAAGAAACACTTCGTGTCATACATCGCGACGTAAAGCCATCCAATGTTTTGCttaataaggacg GTCAAGTCAAACTGTGCGACTTCGGCATTAGCGGGCAACTGGTCGACTCACTCGCTAAAACCATCGATGCTGGATGCAAGCCATATATGGCACCCGAACGCATCGACCCTGACCTTAATAAGAAGGGCTATGACGTCAAGAGTGACGTATGGAGCCTCGGAATCACGATGATTGAAGTGGCGACCGGCCACTTTCCATACGACACATGGAAGAACCCATTTCACCAACTGAAACAG GTCATCGAAGATCCTTCTCCGTCCCTGCCCGCCAATCAATTCTCTAACGAATTGGTCGATTTTTGCCGCTGTTGCTTGCACAAGGACGCCGCCAGACGACCAAATTATCGCGATCTCGAAGAACACGTCTTCATCCAATCGCATTTGCACGAAAACCGTCGACAAATCTCATCCTTTATAAGTCTCATCCTTGGATGA
- the LOC143459593 gene encoding solute carrier family 22 member 4-like, which produces MTGENVITAVSEFDLVCDKSWLASLVPSCLMFGLMAGSFLGGILADRSGRKKVLLGALVIMCASLSISAFTPSWIGLHVFTFFIGLGDVARTSILTILLSEITPNKIRYKVTVAHILVMAVGSCMLPLMAYLLPNWRHLYGAVGLLHFLVLFPFFIVIEESPRWLLENGKLDEARNLLQKIAKINNVKLDETKLLELGRDRATRVNQEPEKKQSGRRKLSYLDLVRVPFLRRRIIILSIAWLAVNVSFYGVSLNANNLGGNRYLTFFALVSVELPGHILSYFTIRKLGSRVAFMIFSSVCGVFILAVPLLQTVDDTAAIVSNVIGKLFATGTFSLLYAFTGELFPTLLRSQSYGVCSSVSRVSAVLVPFLLYLGVLYHPIIPYSVMGAIVVGAAVGMFFLPETKSQPMPDTMEDAKLQNRFISKVKC; this is translated from the exons ATGACAGGAGAAAATGTAATAACTGCTGTGAGCGAA TTTGATCTGGTTTGTGATAAGTCATGGCTTGCATCTCTGGTTCCATCTTGCTTGATGTTTGGTCTGATGGCCGGGTCTTTTCTCGGGGGCATTTTGGCCGACAG GTCTGGCAGAAAAAAGGTTCTACTGGGTGCCCTGGTGATCATGTGTGCCAGCTTGTCTATTTCTGCCTTTACTCCATCCTGGATCGGGTTACATGTCTTCACCTTTTTTATCGGGCTTGGTGACGTTGCCCGAACATCTATTCTTACTATTCTGC TGAGTGAAATTACGCCGAATAAAATTCGCTACAAAGTTACCGTTGCACACATCTTGGTGATGGCGGTTGGAAGCTGTATGCTGCCTCTAATGGCGTATCTTTTGCCTAACTGGAGGCACCTGTATGGTGCAGTGGGCTTATTGCATTTTCTAGtattgtttccatttttcat agtTATTGAAGAATCTCCGCGATGGCTGCTAGAAAACGGCAAACTCGATGAAGCGAGGAATTTACtccaaaaaattgcaaaaattaacaatGTTAAACTTGATGAAACGAAGCTACTGGAACTAGGACGCGACAGAGCAACCAGAGTGAAC CAGGAACCTGAAAAGAAGCAGAGCGGAAGAAGAAAGCTCTCGTACCTCGACCTCGTCCGGGTGCCATTTTTGCGAAGAAGAATTATCATTCTCTCCATAGCATG GTTGGCGGTTAACGTGTCATTCTACGGCGTATCGCTGAACGCGAACAACCTTGGGGGAAACCGCTACCTCACTTTCTTCGCGTTGGTTTCAGTCGAGCTGCCAGGCCATATTCTCTCCTACTTTACGATACGAAAATTAGGCAGCCGAGTGGCGTTCATGATTTTCTCTTCAGTGTGCGGCGTCTTTATTCTGGCCGTACCCCTATTACAAACTG TCGACGATACTGCTGCTATTGTGAGCAATGTGATcggaaaactttttgcaactggCACCTTTTCCCTGTTGTACGCCTTCACCGGAGAATTATTTCCAACGCTTTTGAGAAGCCAGTCATACGGTGTTTGCTCTTCTGTTTCAAGAGTTTCCGCTGTGTTGGTGCCCTTCCTCCTATACCTTG GGGTATTGTATCACCCCATCATCCCGTACTCGGTGATGGGAGCAATTGTCGTTGGTGCCGCCGTAGGAATGTTCTTTTTGCCGGAGACCAAATCACAGCCAATGCCGGATACTATGGAAGatgcaaaattgcaaaacag ATTCATCTCAAAAGTTAAATGTTGA
- the LOC143459423 gene encoding solute carrier family 22 member 4-like isoform X1 encodes MSAHENLLAPVEKFGSFQTRVVIVAYLTAIVAGPNIWMTVFVVYTPPHRCYIPELDDGNETSEVDYVVVPSNLSNSSVARYIPVVDGNLQKPEWSSCTRYNESTSAGQGNVSAVSCDRGWKYMTGENVITAVSEFDLVCDKSWLAPLVPSCLMFGVMAGSFLGGILADRFGRKKVLLGALVILCASLSISAFTPSWIGLHVLTFFIGLGGVARTSILTILLSEITPNKIRYKVTVAHILLMAVGSCMLPLMAYLLPNWRHLYGAVGLLHFLVLFPSFIVIEESPRWLLENGKLDEARNLLQKIAKMNNVKLDETKLLELGRDRETRLNQEAEKKQCGRRKLSYLDLVRVPFLRKRIIILSIAWLAVNVSYYGVSLNANNLGGNRYLTFFALVSVELPGHILSYFTIRKLGSRVAFMIFSSVCGVFILAVPLLQAVDDTAVIVSNVIGKLFATGTLSLLYAFTGELFPTLLRSQSYGVCSVVSRVSAMLVPFLLYLGELYHPIIPYLVMGAIVIGAAVGMFFLPETKSQPMPDTMEDAKLQNRFISKVRC; translated from the exons ATGTCTGCGCATGAGAACCTTTTGGCACCTGTGGAGAAATTTGGCTCGTTTCAAACACGGGTGGTGATAGTAGCGTACTTAACTGCAATTGTAGCAGGACCAAATATCTGGATGACTGTCTTTGTAGTTTATACACCGCCCCATCGATGCTACATTCCGGAGCTGGATGACGGCAACGAGACGTC GGAAGTGGATTATGTTGTTGTACCAAGTAACCTGTCCAATAGCTCGGTAGCAAGGTACATCCCCGTTGTCGATGGAAATCTACAAAAGCCGGAATGGAGTTCATGCACTCGCTACAACGAATCCACTTCGGCAG GTCAAGGTAATGTCAGTGCTGTTAGTTGTGACAGAGGATGGAAATACATGACAGGAGAAAATGTAATAACTGCTGTAAGCGAA TTTGATCTGGTTTGTGATAAGTCATGGCTTGCACCTCTGGTTCCATCTTGTTTGATGTTTGGTGTGATGGCCGGGTCTTTTCTTGGGGGCATTTTGGCGGACAG GTTTGgcagaaaaaaagttttactggGTGCCCTGGTGATCTTGTGTGCCAGCTTGTCTATTTCTGCCTTTACTCCATCCTGGATCGGGTTACATGTCCTCACCTTTTTTATCGGGCTTGGTGGCGTTGCCCGAACGTCTATTCTTACTATTCTGC TGAGTGAAATTACGCCGAATAAAATTCGCTACAAAGTTACCGTTGCACACATCTTGTTGATGGCGGTTGGAAGCTGTATGCTGCCTCTAATGGCGTATCTTTTGCCTAACTGGAGGCACCTGTATGGCGCAGTGGGCTTGTTGCATTTTCTAGTACTGTTTCCGTCTTTCAT AGTTATCGAAGAATCTCCGCGATGGCTGTTGGAAAACGGCAAACTCGATGAAGCGAggaatttgttgcaaaaaatcGCAAAAATGAACAATGTTAAACTTGATGAAACGAAGCTACTGGAGCTAGGACGCGACAGAGAAACCAGACTGAAC CAGGAAGCTGAAAAGAAACAGTGCGGAAGAAGAAAGCTCTCGTACCTCGACCTCGTCCGGGTGCCATTCTTGCGAAAAAGAATTATCATTCTCTCCATAGCATG GTTAGCGGTTAACGTGTCATACTACGGCGTGTCGCTAAACGCGAACAACCTTGGGGGGAACCGCTACCTCACTTTCTTCGCGTTGGTTTCAGTCGAGCTGCCAGGCCATATTCTCTCCTACTTTACGATACGAAAGTTAGGCAGCCGAGTGGCGTTCATGATTTTCTCTTCAGTGTGCGGCGTCTTTATTCTGGCCGTACCCCTTTTACAAGCTG TCGACGATACTGCTGTTATTGTGAGCAATGTGATCGGAAAACTTTTTGCGACTGGAACCTTGTCCCTGTTGTACGCCTTCACTGGAGAATTATTTCCAACGCTTTTGAGAAGCCAGTCGTACGGTGTTTGCTCTGTTGTCTCAAGAGTTTCCGCTATGTTGGTGCCCTTCCTCCTATACCTTG gGGAATTGTATCACCCCATCATCCCGTACTTGGTGATGGGAGCAATTGTCATTGGTGCCGCCGTAGGAATGTTCTTTTTGCCGGAAACCAAATCACAGCCAATGCCGGATACTATGGAAGatgcaaaattgcaaaacag ATTCATCTCAAAAGTTAGATGTTGA
- the LOC143459423 gene encoding solute carrier family 22 member 4-like isoform X2 gives MSAHENLLAPVEKFGSFQTRVVIVAYLTAIVAGPNIWMTVFVVYTPPHRCYIPELDDGNETSEVDYVVVPSNLSNSSVARYIPVVDGNLQKPEWSSCTRYNESTSAGQGNVSAVSCDRGWKYMTGENVITAVSEFDLVCDKSWLAPLVPSCLMFGVMAGSFLGGILADRFGRKKVLLGALVILCASLSISAFTPSWIGLHVLTFFIGLGGVARTSILTILLSEITPNKIRYKVTVAHILLMAVGSCMLPLMAYLLPNWRHLYGAVGLLHFLVLFPSFIVIEESPRWLLENGKLDEARNLLQKIAKMNNVKLDETKLLELGRDRETRLNEAEKKQCGRRKLSYLDLVRVPFLRKRIIILSIAWLAVNVSYYGVSLNANNLGGNRYLTFFALVSVELPGHILSYFTIRKLGSRVAFMIFSSVCGVFILAVPLLQAVDDTAVIVSNVIGKLFATGTLSLLYAFTGELFPTLLRSQSYGVCSVVSRVSAMLVPFLLYLGELYHPIIPYLVMGAIVIGAAVGMFFLPETKSQPMPDTMEDAKLQNRFISKVRC, from the exons ATGTCTGCGCATGAGAACCTTTTGGCACCTGTGGAGAAATTTGGCTCGTTTCAAACACGGGTGGTGATAGTAGCGTACTTAACTGCAATTGTAGCAGGACCAAATATCTGGATGACTGTCTTTGTAGTTTATACACCGCCCCATCGATGCTACATTCCGGAGCTGGATGACGGCAACGAGACGTC GGAAGTGGATTATGTTGTTGTACCAAGTAACCTGTCCAATAGCTCGGTAGCAAGGTACATCCCCGTTGTCGATGGAAATCTACAAAAGCCGGAATGGAGTTCATGCACTCGCTACAACGAATCCACTTCGGCAG GTCAAGGTAATGTCAGTGCTGTTAGTTGTGACAGAGGATGGAAATACATGACAGGAGAAAATGTAATAACTGCTGTAAGCGAA TTTGATCTGGTTTGTGATAAGTCATGGCTTGCACCTCTGGTTCCATCTTGTTTGATGTTTGGTGTGATGGCCGGGTCTTTTCTTGGGGGCATTTTGGCGGACAG GTTTGgcagaaaaaaagttttactggGTGCCCTGGTGATCTTGTGTGCCAGCTTGTCTATTTCTGCCTTTACTCCATCCTGGATCGGGTTACATGTCCTCACCTTTTTTATCGGGCTTGGTGGCGTTGCCCGAACGTCTATTCTTACTATTCTGC TGAGTGAAATTACGCCGAATAAAATTCGCTACAAAGTTACCGTTGCACACATCTTGTTGATGGCGGTTGGAAGCTGTATGCTGCCTCTAATGGCGTATCTTTTGCCTAACTGGAGGCACCTGTATGGCGCAGTGGGCTTGTTGCATTTTCTAGTACTGTTTCCGTCTTTCAT AGTTATCGAAGAATCTCCGCGATGGCTGTTGGAAAACGGCAAACTCGATGAAGCGAggaatttgttgcaaaaaatcGCAAAAATGAACAATGTTAAACTTGATGAAACGAAGCTACTGGAGCTAGGACGCGACAGAGAAACCAGACTGAAC GAAGCTGAAAAGAAACAGTGCGGAAGAAGAAAGCTCTCGTACCTCGACCTCGTCCGGGTGCCATTCTTGCGAAAAAGAATTATCATTCTCTCCATAGCATG GTTAGCGGTTAACGTGTCATACTACGGCGTGTCGCTAAACGCGAACAACCTTGGGGGGAACCGCTACCTCACTTTCTTCGCGTTGGTTTCAGTCGAGCTGCCAGGCCATATTCTCTCCTACTTTACGATACGAAAGTTAGGCAGCCGAGTGGCGTTCATGATTTTCTCTTCAGTGTGCGGCGTCTTTATTCTGGCCGTACCCCTTTTACAAGCTG TCGACGATACTGCTGTTATTGTGAGCAATGTGATCGGAAAACTTTTTGCGACTGGAACCTTGTCCCTGTTGTACGCCTTCACTGGAGAATTATTTCCAACGCTTTTGAGAAGCCAGTCGTACGGTGTTTGCTCTGTTGTCTCAAGAGTTTCCGCTATGTTGGTGCCCTTCCTCCTATACCTTG gGGAATTGTATCACCCCATCATCCCGTACTTGGTGATGGGAGCAATTGTCATTGGTGCCGCCGTAGGAATGTTCTTTTTGCCGGAAACCAAATCACAGCCAATGCCGGATACTATGGAAGatgcaaaattgcaaaacag ATTCATCTCAAAAGTTAGATGTTGA